The DNA region TACCTGGCATTTTATTTTCAGATGGATTAAATTTATTCATTGCAGATTCAAAATCATTTTCAGGTAATTGTTCTTCATATGGATCTTGTTCACAAAAATAGATATATCCAAAGCTATCTTCTCTAAGTGAAATACAAATCTCAGCAAGTTCTATATTAACAAATGGAATATTTCCATAGGGGAATGCAACTCCTTCTCTATGCTTAAAATTAAGAAAAATATCTTTAGCACTATAAAATCCATCAAATCTTAAGTCATCTCTTGGTCCAAAAGCTTTATTAATTTCAAAAACAAATTCATAATCATTATTGTTAATTATTAGACCATTTTTTTTATGTAAAAATCTAGAAATGCTTTGGGAAAATGAATGTTTCTTTTTTTTCGTAAGAGTTAAATTATAGGTAGGGGGTTCTCTTTTGAGTATGTGTTTCCATATATTTTAAATATATTATTACCCATAATTTTATCCTTTTAATAATTTCATCAAATTGTAAGAAAATATAGTCAAGATTTATATCATACAAATAAGTTACTTAAAAAACTAAAAAAATTATTTATACTATGATTTTTTAATAAATAAAAAATTTAAAATCATAAAAATTTTATTATTACCATTTTTCAACTTTGATATTTTCAATAAAATCTTCAAAACTATTAGCTAATTTAATCATAGTACCTGGCATTTTATTTTCAGATGGATTAAATTTATTCATTGCAGATTCAAAATCATTTTCAGGTAATTGTTCTTCATATGGATCTTGTTCACAAAAATAGATATATCCAAAGCTATCTTCTCTAAGTGAAATACAAATCTCAGCAAGTTCTATATTAACAAATGGAATATTTCCATAGGGGAATGCAACTCCTTCTCTATGCTTAAAATTAAGAAAAATATCTTTAGCACTATAAAATCCATCAAATCTTAAGTCATCTCTTGGTCCAAAAGCTTTATTAATTTCAAAAACAAATTCATAATCATTATTGTTAATTATTAGACCATTTTTTTTATGTAAAAATCTAGAAATGCTTTGGGAAAATGAATGTTTCTTTTTTTTCGTAAGAGTTAAATTATAGGTAGGGGGTTCTCTTTTGAGTATGTGTTTCCATATATTTTAAATATATTATTACCCATAATTTTATCCTTTTAATAATTTCATCAAATTGTAAGAAAATATAGTCAAGATTTATATCATACAAATAAGTTACTTAAAAAAATAGAAAATTATTTTTTATATATCTTTTATAAATAAAGACTTTAAAGTTACAGTAAAATAATAATATTTAATTAGTTTTTATAACTATTTGTTAAAATTATTAAAATGATAAAGGTTTTTAATGAAAGAAATAAATAGTGAATTTTATTATGATAAGTTTAGAAAAGCTTGTAATCAATATTATAAATTTAATGATAACTCTTTTGAATTATTTAAAGATATAACTTTTATAAAAGAGGTTAAAAAATCTCAGGTTTTACAAGATACATATTCTCAAGCAAAATATATTTATTTTATAGTAAAAGGTATTTTAAGAACTTATTATTTAAATGAAAAAGGCAATATTTACACAAAAAATATTTTTAGTGAAAATTATTTTTCTGCCTCAAAAGTATCTTTATTAACAAAAAAGGATTCATATTTAAATATCGATGCTTTAGAAGATAGTATATTGATTTATATTGATTTTGAAAAATATAGACAATTAATAAATAAATATATAGAATTTAAAGAATTTTATATAAATTATATGGAAAAGAATTGGGTTATAGTAAAAGAAAAAAATGAGATTTCACTAGTTTTAGATGATGCTCAAAAAAGATACGAAAACTTTATAAAAGCAAATCCAAATATAGAAAATAGAATAGCATTACATCATATTGCAAATCATTTAGGAATTACTCCTACTCAACTTAGTAGAATAAGAAAAAAGATAAAATCACATAAGTGACTTATCTTTTCGTAATTATTTTATGTTATATTTGTATAAAACTTCAATCCAAGATACTTTTTTACCTTTTATGTTGTATAAAGTAGGTGTTGCTTGAATACCTAACGCTTGTGCAATTACTAATTGTTCATCAAGTTGTTTTTCTAAATTTTCATACTCTTTATTTGTATATTTTCTATTTTTAAATTCCTCAGAAGTTGCTGTAACATTAAGCATAGCTTTGATTTTTTCTTCTTTTGTCTTTTTACTCATATAATATAAAGACAATTCTCGTGCATTAGCATGGAAGCTTAGAGGATAGAAAAATATTCTTATTTTTACATTTTTCTCAATTTTTGGAAAATATGCTTCAAATTTTTTGCAGTATGGACACTCTGGGTCGGTAAAAAGAATATATTCATCTGTTCCTGAACCATAAGTAAAAGCTTCTTTACCTATTATTTTAGATAAGTCAACAGGAATAGTAAGATATTCTCCTGTAGATGAATCCATAGCTTTACCTGTAATTAAAACTTTTTTATCTTTTGTTAGAAAAAGTTCTTGTTGATGTTGTTCTTCAATTAAAGTATCTAAAATATAAATACTTCCTAAATCTAAAGCTTTTTTTACTTTTATATGTGCATCTTTTATTAATTTCAAGTTATTAATTATCTTTAACTCTTCACTTGATACTTCTTTGTTGTTTTGTGCATAAAGAAAAGTTGTACAAAAAAATAGAACTAATAGACCTTTTATAATATTAGACATATGCTCTCCCTAAAAAATTTATAAATATAATACAGAAAAAATGTTTAGAGAGAGTAAAATTGTAAGGATAAAATATAAATAGTTAGTATAAGTAAGTTAAAATATAGTTAAAATCCATATTCATCTTTTAATTTATTTATTTTATTTCTTATGAGACTCTCTTTCCATCCATGTCTGCTAGCAAATTCAGTAATCTCTTTTTCTCTTTGTTGTTTATCACAAAATACAAAAATTCTTTTAATAAATGGTTTTGGTATTTGTATAGCTACCATTTGAAAATAATTGTCTTTACACTCTTTAGAACAAAAAACTTTACTTATAGAAATCTTTTTTTGACAATATGGACAATGATTAGACATAAGTATCCCTTTAATGTATTTTAAAAATTGGAGTATAACAAATAAACTTTAAATGCAACTAAGTTGCCACGAAAATATATAAAAAATTTTTTTATTTAAGCTTTATATTGTAAAATCGTACAAAAAATTAGGAAATTTTAATGACAGATTCAAAAATATTTTATGTTTTATTAATCATGTTATCTGGTGCTGTAATGCCAATTCAATCTGCACTTAATCTCTATTTAGCAAAATGGAGTGGTTCTTTTACCTTTGCTTCTATGATCTCTTTTTTTGTTGGAACAGTTTGTCTAATTGTTGTGGTATTGCTTTTTTCAAAAGTTAGTTTTTCAAGTTTAGATTTTTCTCAGACTCCACCATTTTATGCTTGGTTGGGAGGATTCTTAGGGGCTTTTTTTGTAACAATGGTAATCATAAGTGCTCCTAAAATTGGTATGACTTCAATGTTTTTATCAATAATATCTGGTCAATTATTAATGTCTATAATAATTGATAAGTATGGTTTTTTTGGTTTTGATATAAAAGAGGTATCTATAACTAAAATAGTTGCAGTTATATTTGTGATAACGGGAACATGGTTATATACATTAGATAAATAAATGTAATAAACTATAATAATAGTTTATTACAAGTTTTTAAGTTAAATTTATAGAATTCTTGAAATTACATATGTTGTTAAAAAAGATACTACTATTCCATATCCTACAATTGCAGTACTTAGTCTTGGTGCAAGTCCTACCATAGCTGCAATTGCACCTGCTGTAATCATAGGTGACATACCTGCTTCTAAAATTGAAACATCACTTGCAAGTGTATGTTGCCATCCTAGAATAACTGCAAATATATATGCAATAATAGGTCCTATTATTAGTTTTATTAATAGTGCAATGCTTAATGGTTGTAAGTCTGATTTTGGGAGTTTTAGTTTAAGTTGAAGCCCAACTGCAACTAAAGCTACAGGAATAAGAGTAACAGAAAAATCTTTTAATATACTAGTTAATAAAGGTGGAAAATCTACACCTAGAAAACAAAATGCTATAATTAATGATAAAAATGGAGGAAAAGTTAAAACTTTTCTAACAATAATTCTTGGAGTTGTCTTTTTATTATCTGTATATAAAGCAGTAATTAAAGTACCATAAGTTGCCAATGCAATAAAAGTTCCTAATTGATCATAAATAATTACATAAGGAATAGCTTTTTCACCTATATACATACTTATTAAAGGGATACCTGCAATTGAACTATTTGATAAAACAGCAACTAAAAGTAATGATCCTGTAACTTCTTTTGACCAATTTAAATATTTTGAAAAAACTAAAACTACAATAGCTGTTAAAATCATAACAACCCATGCAATAATAGCTGGTATAATAATGTCAATTGATATAGTAAGTTTAGGTACTTGTAATAAAATTATTGCTGGTAGTGAGATATAAATAATATATTGATTTAATATTATTGGAGTCTCATGGGAAAAAATTTTGAATTTTTGTAGAGCATATCCAATAATTATTGCAACAATAATTAAGGAAAAGTTTTCCATTAATTTCTTCTATTTTTTTCTGTATAGCACATATTTTCTTCTGTTATTTTTCCAAATTCTTTAACATATTCTACACCCCAATTATACATCTCTTCCAATAATGGTTTTAATCTTTTCCCAGCTGGTGTTAAAGAGTATACAACTTTTGGTGGAACTTCAGGAAAAACTTCTCTGTTTATTATATTTTTTTCTTCTAATTCTTTTAATTTAACAGTTAATGTTTTTTGTGTAATGTCCGAAATTTCTTCATGTAAGTCTTTAAATCTTTTATCTTCTTGAATTAAATGCCAAATTATTCCTAATTTCCATCTATCATTGAAAATATCTAAAGTAACACTTATCGAACAATTAAATTGTTTATTATTTATATAATACATAATTCGTCCTTTCCACATAGAATTATATCATAATAAATATAAAACTCTTATACTTACCTAAAGTAAAGTAAGTATAATTTAAGTAAATTATAGAGATAATTCTCTATTAGTTTATAAAGGATATAAATGAAAACAATGATATTTAATGAAAATAAGGACTCTAAAGATAATAAATATTACATATTTATTTTTCTCGCGATGGTATCATGGGGAATTGCATGGCCAGCAAGTAAAGCTGCTACAATGCATTCAAGTCCTGAAATTGCTGCATTTTGGAGATATGCAATATCTTTTATTTCAATAATTCCAATACTTTTTTATTTAAAGATATCTTTTAAAGCTGATAAAATAGGAATAATATATATGTTTATTGCAGGCATATTAAGTGCAGGATTTAATTATTCAACTTTTTTAGGTTTAAGTTATGGACAAGCAGGTTATGGTGGAACAATTATGACTTCATTAGCTCCAATATTTACATATTTTTTATCAATTATATTTTTAAAAAATAAGGTGACTCTTATGCAGTCAATTGCATTATTCATAGGTATTTCAGCAACAATTATTTTATTGAAAGTTCCAACAGAAGGTATTCATTTTTTAAATGTAAATACAGCTTTTTTTGTAATTTCTGCTTTATGTTGGGCTTTTATGACAATTTTATCTAAGAAAAGCTCTGCTCATGTAGATCCCTTACTTTATACGTTAATAATATTTTTTATAACAACAATTGTTAATTATATAATTGCAATACCTTTTCATCCATTTTTAATATTTAATTATGATGAAACTTTTTGGTTAACAATTTTATATGTGGGTCTTTTTTCAGGTACTTTTAGTACAACACTTTTTTTTGTATCAATAAAAAAAATAGGTGCAGATAAAACTGCAACATTTATGTTTATAATACCAGCTGTTGCTATTTTATCAAGTAATTTAATTTATCATGAAAAAATATTGTTTTCGACTATACTTGGATGTATATTATCTTTTCTTGCAGTAATTATATATAATAAAAGAAAAGTAAAACAATAATTATAATACTTACCAAAAGTAAAGTAAGGGAAAATTAATCTAGTAAGATATATAATTTCAAAAAAAAGGATTTATAATGAAAAAAATATTAATAATAAATGCACATCAAAAATATGAAAGTTTTGCCGAAGGTAATTTAACTCAGAGTTATATAGATAAAGCAAACAATTTTTTTACAAAAAATGGTTTTGAAGTTAAAAATACTGCAATAGATAAAGGATATGATGTTAAAGAAGAGTTAGAAAAATTTGCTTGGGCTGATTATGTACTTTTTCAATATCCTGTTTATTGGATGAGTTTGCCTTGGATTTCAAAAAAATATATTGATGAAATATGTTCAGGTGGCGCAGGAACAGTTACTTATGAAAGTGATGGAAGAAGTAGAACTGATGCATCTAAAAAATATGGTAGTGGTGGATTATTAAAAGGCAAAAAATATATGCTTAGTATTACATATAATTGTCCAGAAAGTGAATTTGATAATAAAGATGGATTCTTTGAAGGTTTATCTTTAGATCAAGCAAATTTTGCAGTACATAAAACTTTTCAATTTTGTGGATTAGAGCAATTAAAAACATATTCTGTACATGATGTATATAAAGGTGATTTAAACTTAGAAAAAGAGTTAGAAAAGTTTGAAGATATATTAAAAGATAATTTTTTATAAAAGGAAAAGAATTGAACAATATAATAGTAGTAGCTAAAATTAAAGTAAAAAAAGAGTATAACCAAGAGATATATAAAGTATTAGAAACTTTACATGAACAAACACACAAAAATGATGATGGTTGCATTCAATATGATTTACATAAAAATTTAGAAGAAGAAAATTCTTATACATTTATTGAAACATGGGAAAATGAAGATTTTTTAAATAAACATTCAAATAAAGAACATTTTAAATCATTTGTTTCAAGTATTGAAAATAAAGTAGAACATTTAGATATTCAGAAATTAGAAAAAATAAAATAAAGGATAGTTTATGAGTAAAGAAGAATTTTTAAAAGCAATGGATTTTAGACATGCTTGTAAAGTTTTTGATGATAC from Malaciobacter molluscorum LMG 25693 includes:
- a CDS encoding AEC family transporter, with product MENFSLIIVAIIIGYALQKFKIFSHETPIILNQYIIYISLPAIILLQVPKLTISIDIIIPAIIAWVVMILTAIVVLVFSKYLNWSKEVTGSLLLVAVLSNSSIAGIPLISMYIGEKAIPYVIIYDQLGTFIALATYGTLITALYTDNKKTTPRIIVRKVLTFPPFLSLIIAFCFLGVDFPPLLTSILKDFSVTLIPVALVAVGLQLKLKLPKSDLQPLSIALLIKLIIGPIIAYIFAVILGWQHTLASDVSILEAGMSPMITAGAIAAMVGLAPRLSTAIVGYGIVVSFLTTYVISRIL
- a CDS encoding DMT family transporter, with product MKTMIFNENKDSKDNKYYIFIFLAMVSWGIAWPASKAATMHSSPEIAAFWRYAISFISIIPILFYLKISFKADKIGIIYMFIAGILSAGFNYSTFLGLSYGQAGYGGTIMTSLAPIFTYFLSIIFLKNKVTLMQSIALFIGISATIILLKVPTEGIHFLNVNTAFFVISALCWAFMTILSKKSSAHVDPLLYTLIIFFITTIVNYIIAIPFHPFLIFNYDETFWLTILYVGLFSGTFSTTLFFVSIKKIGADKTATFMFIIPAVAILSSNLIYHEKILFSTILGCILSFLAVIIYNKRKVKQ
- a CDS encoding Crp/Fnr family transcriptional regulator; the encoded protein is MKEINSEFYYDKFRKACNQYYKFNDNSFELFKDITFIKEVKKSQVLQDTYSQAKYIYFIVKGILRTYYLNEKGNIYTKNIFSENYFSASKVSLLTKKDSYLNIDALEDSILIYIDFEKYRQLINKYIEFKEFYINYMEKNWVIVKEKNEISLVLDDAQKRYENFIKANPNIENRIALHHIANHLGITPTQLSRIRKKIKSHK
- a CDS encoding putative quinol monooxygenase translates to MNNIIVVAKIKVKKEYNQEIYKVLETLHEQTHKNDDGCIQYDLHKNLEEENSYTFIETWENEDFLNKHSNKEHFKSFVSSIENKVEHLDIQKLEKIK
- a CDS encoding DMT family transporter encodes the protein MTDSKIFYVLLIMLSGAVMPIQSALNLYLAKWSGSFTFASMISFFVGTVCLIVVVLLFSKVSFSSLDFSQTPPFYAWLGGFLGAFFVTMVIISAPKIGMTSMFLSIISGQLLMSIIIDKYGFFGFDIKEVSITKIVAVIFVITGTWLYTLDK
- a CDS encoding thioredoxin fold domain-containing protein, translating into MSNIIKGLLVLFFCTTFLYAQNNKEVSSEELKIINNLKLIKDAHIKVKKALDLGSIYILDTLIEEQHQQELFLTKDKKVLITGKAMDSSTGEYLTIPVDLSKIIGKEAFTYGSGTDEYILFTDPECPYCKKFEAYFPKIEKNVKIRIFFYPLSFHANARELSLYYMSKKTKEEKIKAMLNVTATSEEFKNRKYTNKEYENLEKQLDEQLVIAQALGIQATPTLYNIKGKKVSWIEVLYKYNIK
- a CDS encoding DUF2116 family Zn-ribbon domain-containing protein, translated to MSNHCPYCQKKISISKVFCSKECKDNYFQMVAIQIPKPFIKRIFVFCDKQQREKEITEFASRHGWKESLIRNKINKLKDEYGF
- a CDS encoding NAD(P)H-dependent oxidoreductase gives rise to the protein MKKILIINAHQKYESFAEGNLTQSYIDKANNFFTKNGFEVKNTAIDKGYDVKEELEKFAWADYVLFQYPVYWMSLPWISKKYIDEICSGGAGTVTYESDGRSRTDASKKYGSGGLLKGKKYMLSITYNCPESEFDNKDGFFEGLSLDQANFAVHKTFQFCGLEQLKTYSVHDVYKGDLNLEKELEKFEDILKDNFL
- a CDS encoding winged helix-turn-helix transcriptional regulator produces the protein MYYINNKQFNCSISVTLDIFNDRWKLGIIWHLIQEDKRFKDLHEEISDITQKTLTVKLKELEEKNIINREVFPEVPPKVVYSLTPAGKRLKPLLEEMYNWGVEYVKEFGKITEENMCYTEKNRRN